Within the Natranaeroarchaeum sulfidigenes genome, the region ACACCGGATCGAACGTGATCGGCATGAGTGCAACCTCGTCGCTGTAGCCGTCCTCCGTGGCGTCGGTCTGGACCTGCGCCAGGTTCGCTGTCAGCGCCGGACAGACTTCGTGACAGCGTGTAAATAGGAAGGTGAACAGCGTGTGACGTTCACCGACGAACTCGCGGGTGTTCACTTCACGGTCGTGAATCGGAGAGGGAAGCGTGGCCTCGGGCAGCTCCTGTCCGTACGCTGGATATGCGAGATCTGCCGGATCAGCCTGCTGGTCGTCGGGCGTGTCGAGTGCAGTCGGTCCATCCTCGCCGAGACAGCCCGCAGCCGCAACGACGCCGATGCCGGCGGCCGCTCGAAGAAGGTTACGGCGATGCATTATCAGCAGTTGGGGCTCCCCGAGTAAAGCCGAATTGGTGCGATCGTCGAACGGCTAGTCCAGCACGACCAGCACGTCACCCATATCGACGCTGTCCTCTTCGGCGACGGCGATCTGTGTGACCTCGCCGCCGCGTTCCGCGACCACGTCGTTTTCCATTTTCATCGCCTCGAGGACGCAGATCACGTCACCAGCGGCGACTTCGTCGCCCACCTCGACATTGATCTCCAGGATTGTCCCCTGCATCTCCGCGGTGACTGTCTCGCCGTCACCCATGATCTCCGTTTCGTCGGTCCCGTCAGGCCCCACGGTATCCGGTCGGTCGTCGCCCCCCGAGGACGGCTGGGCGGTGATCGGTGTTGCGCCGCGCTCTTCGAGATCCACGTCGAACCGTTTCCCGTTGACTTCGACGGTGAACTGCCGCTCGACGACTGACTCCTCGTCCCCGTCGTCGCCGATCGTGTCGGCACCCCACTGGACCTGAGCCTCCTCGATCCGGGATGGATCCAGTTCCTCGTCGAGGTATTTCGTTGTGTGACGCCCGTCGACGAACGCCTTGTCGCTCAACATCAGTCTGTGGAACGGAATTACGGTGGTCAGCCCCTCGATCTCGAACTCACGGAGGGCGCGCAGGCTTCGACTGATACACTCGTCTCGGTCGCTCCCGTAGACGATCAGTTTTGCGACCATCGAATCGTAGTCCCCGCCGATCTCGTCGCCCTGACGCAGGGCGTCGTCGACACGGACACCGATCCCCCCCGGCGGATCGTAGGTTCGGAGCGTCCCCGTCTGGGGGGCGAACTCCTCGGCCGCATTCTCGGCGTTGATCCGGAACTCGATGGCGTGACCGTCGAACTCGACGTCGTCCTGCTCGAAGGCGAGTTCCTCGCCCGCGGCGACGCGGAGCTGCCATTTGACGATATCGATGCCCGTGATCTCCTCGGTGACGCAGTGTTCGACCTGAATACGGGTGTTCACTTCGAGGAAGTAGAAGTTCGTATCGGGTCCGAGCAGTTCGCCCGCCTCCCGGTCCGGGTCCTCCTCGACGAGGAACTCGACGGTCCCGGCGTTCGTGTAGTCGGCAGCCTGAACGCCGCGACGGGCCGCTTCGCCGATCTGCTCGCGCAGCTCATCCGTGAGTGCCGGGCTCGGCCCTTCCTCGATGACTTTCTGGTGGCGTCGCTGGAGCGAGCAGTCCCGTTCCCCGAGATGCCTGACGTTCCCCTCTCCGTCGGCGATGATCTGTACCTCGACGTGACGTGGGTTCTCCAGAAACCGTTCGAGATACACCGAATCGTTGTCGAAATAGGCCTCACCCTCGCGTTTCGCACTCGTCAGTTGGTCCTCGATCTCCTCGGGTCCCTCAACGATCTTCATGCCGCGTCCGCCGCCACCGCCCTCGGCCTTGATCGCGATCGGATAGCCGTGTTCCTCACCGAACGCCTCGACTTCCTCCGGTTCGGTCACCGGGTCCGTCGTCCCCGGAACGATCGGGACGCCGGCCGAATCCATCACTTTGCGCGCTTTCGTCTTCTCACCGAGTTGCTCCATGGCGTCGGCCGAGGGGCCGATCCACGTGATCTCGGTCTCCTCGACCTTACCCGCGAACTCGGCGTTCTCCGCGAGGAAGCCGTAGCCGGGATGGATCGCGTCGGCGTTTGCCTTCCGTGCTGCCTCGATGACCGCCTCGTGGTCGAGATAGGAGTCGGCCGCCCGTGCGGGGCCGATGTTGTACGCCTCGTCGGCGTATCGAACGTGGCCCGCGTTCTTGTCGGCCTCGCTGTAGACAGCGACGGTCCCGACGTTCAACTCCTCACAGGCTCGCATCACCCGAACCGCGATCTCTCCACGGTTCGCAACCAGGACCTTCCTGAACATTCTTGATCGAAATATCAGCGACCACGTACCTTACTTTTCCGGTTCGGGGAGTCACTCGGGCGCGTACAGATCCGTGGATAGATACCGCTCACCAGTGTCGGGGAGGATGACGACGGTGCAATCATCGGGGTTCTCCGCCGCGTATTCCCGTCCCGCGGCCAGCGCGGCACCCGAGGAAATTCCGATCATGAGTCCTTCGTTACGTCCGAACCATCTCGCGGTCTCTTTGGCACGATCGGTGTCTACATCCCGGACCTCATCGATCAGTTCCATCCGCAGGATCTCCGGCACGAAGCCCGGACCGATCCCCTGTATGCCGTGGCTATCGTCGCTTTGCTCGGTCAGCGTTGGCGATTCGGCCGGTTCCACGGCGACGGTCGTGACATTCGCGCCGCGTTCCTCGTCGAAGTACTCGGCAAGCCCGGTGATCGTTCCTCCCGTCCCGACCCCCGCGACGACCGCGTCGACGCGCCCGCCCGTATCTCGCCAAATCTCCGGGCCAGTCGTCTTGCGATGAGCGGTCGGGTTTGCATCGTTTTCGAACTGTCGGGCGAGGATGGCGTTGTCGTGCTCGTCGACGATTTCCGCAGCCCGTTCGTTCGCACCCGTCATGCCGTCGTCGGCCGGCGTCAGCTCCAGTTCCGCGCCCAGCGCGGCGAGCATGGCACGGCGTTCTTCGGACATCGACTCGGGCATCGTCAGCACGCAATCGTATCCACGGGCGGCAGAAATCGCGGCGAGCCCGATCCCTGTGTTGCCGCTGGTCGCCTCGACGACGGTCCCACCCGGTTCGAGCGCACCGGAACGCTCCGCCGCGTCGATAATCTCACGGCCGATCCGGTCTTTTACTGAGTAGGGATTTTGCGCCTCGATCTTTGCGTACAGGTTCTCACCGATGCGCAACAGTGGAGTTTCACCGATCAACTCGGCGACCGAGTCGCTGACGTTCATCTCGGATTCGGTCGTAGCCATCGATGGAAGAAACAGAGCTGATAGACATAAGCTCCGCTCCGATTCCAGCCGGTTGAGAATCCCAAACCACTAGAACCGATCGCTGCGTCCGGCAGCAGTCCACTGATCGGTCGGCGCGTCGAGCGGAACACGTCCTGTTGAGCCGCTACAGCCATCGAGCTTTCCGGCGAAGGCCCAACGCTTGCCCTGCCACGTCTCCTCCTCGCTTTCTCCACGTGCCGCGGCCAGTTCCCGGTCTCGGAGGTGTGCGCCGATCGCCGCGGCGATAGCGGCCGCCTCGGCGTCGCTCACAGTTTGGGGAAGCGACAACGAGACGTCCTGGGGCAGTACGTCCCCGAGGGAGTGGTTGACCGTCTCTGGATCGGTAGTTGTGTTCGACATCACTCAAAGCGGAATGTTACCGTGTTTCTTGTCCGGCTGGTCCTCGCGCTTCGAGCGGAGCATCTCCAGATCCTGCACGAGCCGCGGGCGCGTCTCGGTCGGCTCGATGACGTCGTCGAGATAGCCCCGGTCGGCAGCGGTGTAGGGGTTGGCGAACTCATCGCGGTACTCCTGGATCAGCTCCTGCCGGAGTGCCTCGGTGTCCTCGGCCGCTTCGAGCTCGTCGCTGTAAAGCAGGTTTACCGCACCCTGTGGCCCCATCACCGCGATTTCGGCCGTCGGCCAGGCGTAGTTGACGTCCGCGCCGAGGTGTTTCGACGCCATCACGCAGTAGGCTCCGCCGTAGGCCTTGCGGGTGATGACTGTGAGCAGCGGGACTGTCGCCTCGGAGTACGCATAGAGCAACTTCGCACCGTGACGGATGATTCCGCGGTGTTCCTGATCGGTCCCCGGCATGTAGCCCGGTACGTCGACGAAAGAGACGATCGGGATATTGAAGGCGTCACAGAACCGGACGAACCGGGCTGCCTTCATGCTCGAATCGACCGTTAGCGTCCCGGCGTTGACCCGGGGCTGGTTCGCGACAACGCCGACCGAGTACCCGTCGAGTCGCGAGAAGCCGACGACGATGTTCTTTGCGAAGTTCTCGTTGACCTCGAAAAAGGACCCCTCGTCCATCACTGAATCGATGACATCGACCATATCGTACGGCTTCTGTGGGCTCGGCGGGACTATCTCGTTGAGCCGGTCGTCCTGCCGGTCGGGGTCGTCCCACGGTTCGACCCGTGGCGGATCCTCGACGTTGTTCTGCGGAAGATACGAGAGCAAATGACGAATCCGGTCTAGTGCCGTCTCGTCGTCGGGCACGGAGAACTGCGCTACGCCCGTCGTCGAACTGTGTGTCGACGCGCCGCCCAGTTCTTCGTGAGAGACCTCCTCGCCCGTCACCGTCTTCGTGACGCCCGGTCCCGTGATGTACATGTGGCTCGTATCCTCGACCATGAAGATGAAGTCGGTAATCGAGGGAGAGTAGACGGCCCCACCTGCACACGGGCCCATGATTCCGGATATCTGTGGGATGACACCGCTTGCCTGCTGGTTTCGGTGGAAGATTTCGGTAAAGCCCGCGAGGCTGTTGACGCCTTCCTGGATGCGTGCTCCCGCCGAGTCGTTCAGGCCGACGATCGGACAGCCGACCTCCATCGCGGTGTCCATTGCCTTGCAGATCTTCTCGGCGAACACCTCACCGAGCGAGCCGCCAAATACTGTGAAGTCGTGCGCGAAGACGAACACCTTTCGACCATCGACCTCGCCATAGCCCGTCACGACTCCATCGGTCAGTATCTTTCGCTCTTCCATCCCGAAGTTGTGGCTCCCGTGGGTCCGGAGCTTGTCGAACTCGTGGAAGGTGCCGTCGTCGAGGAAGTACTCGATACGCTCTCGGGCGGTCATCTTCCCCTTGTCGTGTTGGCGTTCGATTCGGGACTCACCGCCGCCGAGTTCGGCCTCCTCGCGGAGCTCTCGGAGCTCCGCGATCCGATCTTCCATCGTCATGACATCACCCTCTCGATCGTCTTCATACCGCGAGTATCGGCGACCGAATGGAAAAGATTTCCGCAACCAGCGACTGCGTATCTCAGGCGATAACGCCGAACTCGACGAGCTGGTTATACGCGTAAAAGACCAGCACAATGGCGACAACAAAGAGCACGAC harbors:
- a CDS encoding acyl-CoA carboxylase subunit beta; the encoded protein is MEDRIAELRELREEAELGGGESRIERQHDKGKMTARERIEYFLDDGTFHEFDKLRTHGSHNFGMEERKILTDGVVTGYGEVDGRKVFVFAHDFTVFGGSLGEVFAEKICKAMDTAMEVGCPIVGLNDSAGARIQEGVNSLAGFTEIFHRNQQASGVIPQISGIMGPCAGGAVYSPSITDFIFMVEDTSHMYITGPGVTKTVTGEEVSHEELGGASTHSSTTGVAQFSVPDDETALDRIRHLLSYLPQNNVEDPPRVEPWDDPDRQDDRLNEIVPPSPQKPYDMVDVIDSVMDEGSFFEVNENFAKNIVVGFSRLDGYSVGVVANQPRVNAGTLTVDSSMKAARFVRFCDAFNIPIVSFVDVPGYMPGTDQEHRGIIRHGAKLLYAYSEATVPLLTVITRKAYGGAYCVMASKHLGADVNYAWPTAEIAVMGPQGAVNLLYSDELEAAEDTEALRQELIQEYRDEFANPYTAADRGYLDDVIEPTETRPRLVQDLEMLRSKREDQPDKKHGNIPL
- the cysK gene encoding cysteine synthase A — its product is MATTESEMNVSDSVAELIGETPLLRIGENLYAKIEAQNPYSVKDRIGREIIDAAERSGALEPGGTVVEATSGNTGIGLAAISAARGYDCVLTMPESMSEERRAMLAALGAELELTPADDGMTGANERAAEIVDEHDNAILARQFENDANPTAHRKTTGPEIWRDTGGRVDAVVAGVGTGGTITGLAEYFDEERGANVTTVAVEPAESPTLTEQSDDSHGIQGIGPGFVPEILRMELIDEVRDVDTDRAKETARWFGRNEGLMIGISSGAALAAGREYAAENPDDCTVVILPDTGERYLSTDLYAPE
- a CDS encoding SCO family protein, with translation MHRRNLLRAAAGIGVVAAAGCLGEDGPTALDTPDDQQADPADLAYPAYGQELPEATLPSPIHDREVNTREFVGERHTLFTFLFTRCHEVCPALTANLAQVQTDATEDGYSDEVALMPITFDPVYDTEEVLREFAEARGADPGAENWQFLRPENDERAEEVVGETFGLPFQKTDAYTPDEGDSHEMEFDHQSLTLLTNVDGYVERAYAGGAPQPDVVLDDLTAVRNHFE
- a CDS encoding acetyl-CoA carboxylase biotin carboxylase subunit, producing the protein MFRKVLVANRGEIAVRVMRACEELNVGTVAVYSEADKNAGHVRYADEAYNIGPARAADSYLDHEAVIEAARKANADAIHPGYGFLAENAEFAGKVEETEITWIGPSADAMEQLGEKTKARKVMDSAGVPIVPGTTDPVTEPEEVEAFGEEHGYPIAIKAEGGGGGRGMKIVEGPEEIEDQLTSAKREGEAYFDNDSVYLERFLENPRHVEVQIIADGEGNVRHLGERDCSLQRRHQKVIEEGPSPALTDELREQIGEAARRGVQAADYTNAGTVEFLVEEDPDREAGELLGPDTNFYFLEVNTRIQVEHCVTEEITGIDIVKWQLRVAAGEELAFEQDDVEFDGHAIEFRINAENAAEEFAPQTGTLRTYDPPGGIGVRVDDALRQGDEIGGDYDSMVAKLIVYGSDRDECISRSLRALREFEIEGLTTVIPFHRLMLSDKAFVDGRHTTKYLDEELDPSRIEEAQVQWGADTIGDDGDEESVVERQFTVEVNGKRFDVDLEERGATPITAQPSSGGDDRPDTVGPDGTDETEIMGDGETVTAEMQGTILEINVEVGDEVAAGDVICVLEAMKMENDVVAERGGEVTQIAVAEEDSVDMGDVLVVLD
- a CDS encoding acc operon protein, yielding MSNTTTDPETVNHSLGDVLPQDVSLSLPQTVSDAEAAAIAAAIGAHLRDRELAAARGESEEETWQGKRWAFAGKLDGCSGSTGRVPLDAPTDQWTAAGRSDRF